In Myxococcales bacterium, the DNA window AAGATGCTCGAGGCCGAGCTCGGGACGATCCTCTTCGAGAAGGCGGGCCGAGGCGTCCGCATGACGCGCGACGCGGAGGCGCTCGTCGAGGGGCTCGGGCCGCTCATCGCGCAGATCGACGAGCGCATCGAGGTGTTCACGGGCGAGTCGGACGTGGTGCGCGGCGCCGTCACGATCGGGGGGCCCGACGTCTTCTGCCGCATGTGGCTTTTGCCTCGCATCGCGGCCGCGGCCAAGGCCTACGGAGAGCTCTCGCTCGACGTGCGCTTCGCCAAGAACGATCAGGTCGAGAAGACCCTCGTGTCGGGCGAGATCGACTTCGCCATCTTGGTGGCCGCGCCCGAGTCGCCCGCCGTCGAGGCCGTCCCCATCTACCGCGAGGAGCTCGTCGCCGTCGCCTCGCCGGCGTACCTCTCGCGTTACGGCGAGCCCGAGACGCCGTCGGAGCTCGAGGCTCACAGGTTCGTGCTGTTCGATCCGACCGCGCGCATGCAAGACGTCTGGCTCCGGGCGGTCGTCGGACCGAAGGCGACGTTCCGCGGCAAGGTGGTGTGCACCGTGCGGGATCTCGACCAGATCCTCGATCTCGCCAAGGCCGACGTGGGCATCGGCATCGTGCCGAACCACATGGCCGACCCCTCGGTGGAGAAGGGCGAGCTCGTGGTCCTCACGATGGGCAAGGCGCAGCCCAAAGGCCGCAGGCGCGCGACGAACGTCATCTACCTCGCGTGGCGAAAGAGCCACCGAGAGGCGGCGCGCCTCCGCGCGGTCCGAGAGCTCCTCCTCGAAGGCACCGAGTCGGCTAAGAAACCCTGAGGTCTCGCTTCGACGTCTTCGCCGAGGGCTTCGGGCCGGCACGAACGGCGCGCCGAATCGCGACGAAAAGTAGATTAATTTCAGGCGTTTGAGTGGCGGTGCAGGCCTTGCCGAGGGGGCCCCGCCGCGTGCGCAACCGGTGCAGCGGTCGGGGCGCCGGGCGCGCTTGTCGGCGTCGTGGTTTTCGCCCAAGACTCCGCCCCATGACGACCAAGAAGCCGACGACGTACTGGGACTACATCAAAGTCGAGGAGCTGCTCTCGCTCCAGGGTGGCCTCGTGGGTGATGCCTCGAAGCTCTCGAACGACGAGGTGATGTTCATCACCATCCACCAGGTCGAGGAGCTGTGGCTTCGGCTCGTCCTGCGCGAGCTCCAGGGCGCGCGCGATCTCTTCCGTGCCGAGCACGTGCCCGAGCAGTCCCTCGCCACGGCCGTGCGGAGCATCGACCGCATGACGGTGGTGATGCAGCACGCGGCGCACCACCTCGGGCTCATGGAGACGATGACCACGCGGGACTACCTCACGTTCCGGGACAAGCTCCACCCCGCGAGCGGGTTCCAGTCCGCGCAGCTCCGCGAGATCGAGATCTTGGCCGGGCTCTCCGAGGCGGAGCGCATCCCGCTCGGGCACGAGAAGAGCTACATGAAGATGCTGAAGAACGCGGACGGCTCGGACTCCCCCGCGTCGAAGCGCGTCGAGGCTCGCCTCGCGGACGCGCCCACCCTGCTCTCGGCGGTCTCCGATTGGCTGTATCGTACACCTATTCAGGGCTCGATGCCCGACGCCCCCGGGGATGCGGCGCGTGTGCGCGCGTTCCTCGAGGCGTACTGCGCGTCGCACGCGAAGAGCGCGCGCGAGACCCTCGCCGTCGCGCGAGAGACCTCGGTGACCGCCGAGGACGCGGCGCGCCTCGAGGCCCGCTACGAGGGCGAGATCGCGTCGGCGCGTGCCTTCCTCTTCGCCGAGGACGTCCCAGAGGCCGACAGGGCGCGTGCGTCCCGCATCCGCGCCGCGCTCGTGTTCATCGAGAGCTACCGCGAGGCGCCCTTGCTCTCGTGGCCGCGCGCCGTCATCGAGGCGCTCGTCGCCTTCGAGCAGTCGTTCGTCATGTTCCGCCAGCGCCACGCGCGGATGGTGGAGCGCGTCATCGGCAGGCGGACCGGCACGGGCGGCTCGGCGGGCGTCGACTACCTCGACGGTACCGCGCTGAAGTACCGCATTTTCCGGGACGTTTGGGCCGTGCGCACGCTGCTCGTGAAGACCGAAGCCCTCCCGCCCCTCGAGGCATCCGAGCAGTACGGTTTCTTCGCTAAGAATGCGGCGGTTTCGGGCGCTCCCGGCCCGGCTTTCCTGTAGACAGAGGTCCTCTCTCGAACGTTCGCGGAGTACTCATGCGCATCGTGTGCCTCGGTGGAGGGCCTGCGGGCCTCTACTTCTCGATCCTGATGAAGAAGGCGGACCCCTCGTGCCACGTGAAGGTGGTCGAGCGGAACCGCCCGGACGACACGTTCGGCTGGGGGGTCGTCTTCTCGGACAAGACCATGGACGGCTTCCGCGAGGCCGATCCTCAGGTCGTCGAGGAGATCGAGCGCGCGTTCCGCCACTGGGACGACATCGATGTGCACTACAAGGGAACGCTGACGCGCTCGTCGGGGCACGGCTTCTGCGGCATCTCGCGCATGAAGCTGCTCCAGATCCTCCAGGCGCGCGCCACGGAGCTCGGGGTCGAGCTCGCGTTCGAAGAGAACGTCGACGACCCCGACACCTACGCCAAAGAGTACGACCTCGTCGTCGGCTCGGACGGGGTGCACTCGGTCACGCGGCAGAAGCACGAGGCGCACTACAACCCGCGCATCGACGTCCGGAAGTGCCGCT includes these proteins:
- a CDS encoding LysR family transcriptional regulator translates to MAVNLEHLRVLVRIAREPTFAAAAERLHVTPSAVSQHVKMLEAELGTILFEKAGRGVRMTRDAEALVEGLGPLIAQIDERIEVFTGESDVVRGAVTIGGPDVFCRMWLLPRIAAAAKAYGELSLDVRFAKNDQVEKTLVSGEIDFAILVAAPESPAVEAVPIYREELVAVASPAYLSRYGEPETPSELEAHRFVLFDPTARMQDVWLRAVVGPKATFRGKVVCTVRDLDQILDLAKADVGIGIVPNHMADPSVEKGELVVLTMGKAQPKGRRRATNVIYLAWRKSHREAARLRAVRELLLEGTESAKKP
- a CDS encoding tryptophan 2,3-dioxygenase, with the translated sequence MTTKKPTTYWDYIKVEELLSLQGGLVGDASKLSNDEVMFITIHQVEELWLRLVLRELQGARDLFRAEHVPEQSLATAVRSIDRMTVVMQHAAHHLGLMETMTTRDYLTFRDKLHPASGFQSAQLREIEILAGLSEAERIPLGHEKSYMKMLKNADGSDSPASKRVEARLADAPTLLSAVSDWLYRTPIQGSMPDAPGDAARVRAFLEAYCASHAKSARETLAVARETSVTAEDAARLEARYEGEIASARAFLFAEDVPEADRARASRIRAALVFIESYREAPLLSWPRAVIEALVAFEQSFVMFRQRHARMVERVIGRRTGTGGSAGVDYLDGTALKYRIFRDVWAVRTLLVKTEALPPLEASEQYGFFAKNAAVSGAPGPAFL